In the Cellulomonas sp. C5510 genome, AGGGCGGCGTCCGCCTCGAGGGCCGGCTCGACGTCAACACCTCCAAGAACGGCGCCGTCGCGCTGCTGTGCGCGTCGCTGCTCAACCGCGGCACCACGCGCCTGCGCAACGTCGCCCGGATCGTCGAGGTGGACCGCATCGTCGACGTGCTGCGGTCCGTCGGCGTCCGCGCCACCTGGTCGAACGACGGCCACGACCTCGAGATCGTCGTGCCGAAGGACCTCGACCTCGAGGCCATCGACGTGGACGCGGCACGCCGGACCCGGTCGATCATCATGTTCTTCGGCCCGCTGCTCGGCCAGCTCGACGAGTTCCACCTGCCGTACGCCGGCGGCTGCGACCTCGGCTCGCGCACCGTCGAGCCGCACATGATCGCCCTGCGCCCGTTCGGGCTGTCCGTGACGGCCACGGCAGGGCGCTACCACGCCCGCGTCACCGACCCCGGCCGCCGCGACCTGTCGATCGTGCTCACCGAGCGCGGCGACACCGTCACCGAGAACGCCCTCATGGCCGCCGCCCGCCGCGACGGCGTCACGACCATCCGGAACGCCAGCCCCAACTACATGGTCCAGGACCTGTGCTTCTACCTGGAGCTGCTGGGCGTGCGGGTCGACGGCATCGGGACCACCACGCTCACCGTGCACGGCAAGGCGGAGATCGACGCGGACGTGGAGTACGCGGTGTCCGAGGACCCGGTCGAGGCGATGAGCCTGCTGACCGCCGGCATCGTCACCGGCTCGGAGATCACCGTCGGCCGGGTGCCGATCGAGTTCATGGAGATCGAGCTCGCGACGCTGTCCGAGATGGGCCTGCGGTACACGCTGTCGCCGGAGTACACCGCGCACAACGGCCGCACCCGGCTCGTGGACATCACCGTGCACCCGAGCGACCTGCGCGCGCCGCTCGACAAGATCCACCCGATGCCGTTCCCCGGCCTCAACATCGACAACCTGCCGTTCTTCGCGGTCATCGCGGCATGCGCGACCGGGTCGACGCTCGTGCACGACTGGGTCTACGAGGGCCGCGCGATCCACCTCACGGACCTCACCCGGCTCGGCGCCGACGTGCGGCTGCTCGACGCGCACCGGCTGCAGGTGTCCGGCCCGACCCACTGGTCCGGCGCCGAGGTGTCCTGCCCGCCGGCGCTCCGGCCCGCGGTGGTGATCCTGCTGGCGATGCTCGCCGCCAAGGGCACGAGCGTGCTGCGCAACGTCGACATCATCGCCCGCGGGTACGAGCAGCTGCAGGAGCGGCTGGTCGAGCTCGGCGCCCAGATCGAGACGTTCCGCGACTGACCGCCGACGCGACGGGGGCCGGGTGCGCGTGCACCCGGCCCCCGTCCGCACGTCCGCGCCGACGGCGGACGGCGCCGTCGGCGGACCGTGCCGTCAACGGACCGTGCCGTCAGCGGACCGTGTAGTTCGGGGACTCCGAGATCATCTGGACGTCGTGCGGGTGGCTCTCCTTGAGGCCCGCCGGCGTGATGCGGACGAACTTCCCGCGCGCCTGGAGCTCCGGAACCGTCCGCGCGCCGACGTAGAACATCGACTGGTGCAGGCCGCCCACCAGCTGGTGCGCGACGGCCGCGAGCGGGCCGCGGTACGGGACCTGGCCCTCGATGCCCTCGGTGATGATCTCGTCGTCGGTGAGGTCGCCCTGGAAGTAGCGGTCCTTGGAGTACGACCGGCGGTCGCCGCGGCTCTGCATCGCACCGAGCGACGCCATGCCGCGGTAGCGCTTGAACTGCTTGCCGTTGACGAACACCAGGTCACCGGGCGACTCGTCGCAGCCGGCGATGAGGCCACCGACCATGACGCTGTCCGCGCCCGCCACGAGGGCCTTCGCGATGTCGCCGGAGTACTGGAGGCCGCCGTCGGCGATGACCGGGACGCCCGCGGGCTTCGCGGCCAGCGAGGCCTCGTAGACCGCGGTGACCTGCGGGACGCCGACGCCGGCGACCACGCGCGTGGTGCAGATGGAGCCCGGTCCGACACCGACCTTCACCGCGTCCACACCCGCGTCGACCAGCGCCTGCGCGCCCTCGCGGGTCGCGATGTTGCCGCCGATGACCTGGACGTGCTTCGTGGCCGGGTCGGACTTGATGCGGCGCACCATGTCGAGCATGAGCCGGGCGTGGCCGTTGGCGGTGTCGACGACGAGCGCGTCCACGCCGGCCTCGACCAGGGCGCTCACGCGGTCCCAGGCGTCACCGAAGAACCCGACGGCCGCGGCGACGACCAGGCGGCCGGACGCGTCCTTGGTGGCCAGCGGGTACTGCTCGGACTTCACGAAGTCCTTGACGGTGATGAGGCCCTGGAGGCGCCCGTCGGCGTCCACGAGCGGCAGCTTCTCGACCTTGTGCTTGCCGAGCAGCGCCGCGGCGTCGTCGTTCGAGATGCCGACCGGTCCGGTGACCAGCGGCATCGACGTCATCGTGTCGCGCACCCTGCGGGTGGCGAACTCGGCCGGCGGCACGAAGCGCAGGTCGCGGTTGGTGATGATGCCCAGCAGGCGGCGGTCCTCGTCCACGACCGGCAGCCCGGACACGCGGTACTTCGCGCACAGGGCGTCGAGCTCGGCGAGCGTGGCGTCGGGGCCCACGGTCACGGGGTCGGACACCATGCCGGACTCGGAACGCTTCACCAGGTCGACCTGGTGGGCCTGCGCCTCGATCGACAGGTTGCGGTGCAGCACGCCGATGCCGCCCTGGCGGGCGAGCGCGATGGCCATGCGCGACTCGGTGACGGTGTCCATCGCGGCGGACACGAGCGGGATCGACAGGGAGATCTCACGCGTGAGACGGGTCGTGGTGTCGACCTCGCTCGGGATGACGTCGGTCTCGCCCGGGAGGAGCAGGACGTCGTCGTAGGTGAGACCGATGAAGCCGAACGGGTCGGCAGGCGCGGCGGATCCAGGGGTACCCAGGTCGGTCATCCCCCGATGATACGGCGGTTCGCGACGGCACCCCGACGCCCTCCCGGCGGGACCTGCGCGACCCCGGCAGGTCAGCGGATGAGGCCCCGCCGCAGCCCGATCGCGACCGCCTGCGCCCGGTCCGCCGCCCCGAGCTTGCGGAACAGCCGGCGGGCGTGGGTCTTGATGGTGTCCTCGGACAGGAACAGCTCCTGGCCGATCTGCGCGTTCGACCTGCCGTTGCTCATGCCGACGAGCACCTCGACCTCGCGCTTGGTGAGCGAGACCTCGTCCCGGGAGGTGCCGGCCTGCACCGGCAGGTCCGCCCGGGCGACGGCGGGCGTGGGTGCGCTGGCGACGGCGCCGTGCGCGGGCACGGCGTCCGGGACGCCGGCGGGCAGTGCCGGGCTGGCGAGGATGTGGGCGGCGACGGCGGCGAGCTCCGCCCGGCCGACGTCCGGGGCGAGGTAGCCGCGCGCGCCGAGGGCGATCGCCCGGTCCAGGGCGATCTCGTCGCCCGGCACCGCGAGCATGACGACCGTCGACTGGGACGGCACGGCGCGCAGCCGCCGGATCGCCTCGACCGGGCCGGGCGACGGCAGGTGCGCGTCGAGCAGCACGATCGTCGGTGGCACCCGGCGAGCGAGCGTCACGAGCTCCTCGACCGTGGCGGCGGCGCGGACAGGAGCGAGCGCGGGGACCCCCAGTGCCGTCAGGACGATGCGCTCGCGCACCGCCGTCGACCCGTGGCACACCACGACGCCAGCCATCGACCTCCGCCTTCCGCCTGTGCCCGGTCCTGACGGACCCGGCTTCTAGGTGTATCGGCCGGATCAGGCGCGACGTTAGCGCGAACGGGTCACGGATCGGTCACCGGCAGACCGCGAGCACCTCGTGCACGAGACCGGGGACCGTGCGGACGCGGTACACCTCCGGCCCGCGGGGGACGGCCGGGGACGCCTCGTCGGGCACCATCGCGAAGACCGGCAGGTCGGGGTGCTGCTCCACGAGCGCCGCCAGCGTGGCGAGGTCCGGGGCCGGCTGCTCGCTCGTGAGCACCACCGCCGACGGCGACGTCATCGCGGTGATCTCCAGCAGCCGGTGCCGCCCGGTCGGCCCGGCGACGACGCGCGCGTCCACGCCCGCGTCCGCCAGCGCCCCCGCCAGCACGTGCAGCGACAGCGGCCTCGGCTCCCCGGGAGCGGCCAGCAGCAGCGCGATCCGCCGACGGGACGGGTGCCCCGGCACCCGCCCGGACCGGTCGCGGAGCACCGCGAGCGCGGCGGCGACCACGAGCGCGTCGGGCTCGTCGCCGGGGCGCGCCAGCACGGTGCGGGAGGCGATCCCGGCGCGCGCCGGGGCGACCAGCTCCGACCACCACCGCGTCAGGTCGGTGCCGGCGGGCACGGCGAGCAGGCGGGCGACCTCGCCGGCGTCGGCCCGCAGCGCGGCGTCGATCACGGCGGTGGGCGTGGCGGGCCGTCCGGCGCGTGGCGGCACCCGCACGGTGCCGAGTGCCGTCACGCCGGCGAGGCCCGCGACCGGCGGGGTGCCCTCCGGGGCGTCGCCGACGTCGGGCACGGCGGTCAGGTGCCGCCCGGCAGGCTCCACCGCGGCGACGCCCTCCCGGGCGAGGCGCGCTGCGTCCGACGGCGGCACGCCGTCCAGCGTGAGGGCCCGCATCCTCATCAGCCGGGCCACGTCGGCCGCGCTGTAGCGGCGGTGCGCGCCCGCGGTGTGCTCGGACGGACCGAGGCCGTACCGGCGGTCCCACGTGCGCAGCGTCGCGGGCGCGACGCCGAGCCGACCCGCGACCGCGGCCACGGTCAGCGTCGGTGCGACGTCGCCGGCGTCCGGGGTCGGGAGCCCGGTCGGCGGCGTCGGGGCAGGCGTCCCCGCCGGGTCGGGCGGTCGCGACGCGTCGGCCGGGTGGCTCGGGTCGGCCGGCTCGGCCGGGTGGGTCGGCTCGGCCGGGTGGGTCGGCTCGGCCGGGTGGGACGGGTCGGCCGCATCCGTCGCGTCGGTGGCGTGCGGGCCCACCACCGGTCCCTGCCCCGCCGTGCCGCCGTCGTCGCTGTGCATCTCGTCCGTCTCGTCCGCGCCCGTCGTCTTCGCGCCCCGCCGATTGTGCCGGGGATGTGGCGCGGTTTCCACCGGCGGCTGACGCGTTCGGCAGGCGCCCCACCCGGGGAGATTCGCGCCCGGATCGCGTCATCGCAGGTGAGGTGAGCCACAAATCGCTTCACGTGAGATCTCGACACGGTCTTGAACAACTCCTGGCGCGGTTGTACTGTCTCCATCAGTGCAGTTCGACGCCGCGCCAGGGACCGAGGTCCCAGGAGGCGGGCGAACCGCCTCACTCGCACGATCAGCCCGGCGGCTCGCCGCCGGAGGTATGGAGGAGCACATGGCCGAGATCTCCCGCCTCCCGGGACCCGTGATGGAGCTCTGGGAGTGGCAGTACGAGGGGGCCTGCCGGGACGCCGACCAGGACCTGTTCTTCCACCCCGAGGGCGAGCGCGGGGCGGCCCGTCGGCGCCGCGCCGAGGCGGCCAAGGCCATCTGCGCCACCTGCCCGGTCATCAACGAGTGCCGCGAGCAGTCCCTCACGGTCCGCGAGCCGTACGGCGTGTGGGGCGGCCTGTCCGAGGACGAGCGCGCCGCCGTCCTCGCCGCCGGGCGCACCCGGACCCAGGTGGTCTGACCCCACCCCTGACGTGGCGACCGCCGCGGTGCGATACCGCCCGGTCGCCGATCACGACGACGAGGCCCCCATCCGCGTGCGGAGGGGGCCTCGTCGTGCGCGTGGGACCGACGCGCGCGTCCGCCGACGGCGGGACGCCGACCGCACGGCCCGGGAGGTGGGCCGGCCGCGGCCGGCCCACCGGCCCGTGCACGACGAGGCCCCCCTCCGCGGACGGAGGGGGGCCTGGTCACCGGGCCGGCCGCTCAGGGCCGGCGCGGTGTCACTTGGTGACGATCGCGAGGATGTCGCGGGCGGAGAGGATCAGGTACTCCTCGCCGTCGTACTTCACCTCGGTGCCGCCGTACTTGCTGTAGATGACCTTGTCACCGACGGCCACGTCGAGCGGGACGCGGTTGCCGTTGTCGTCGACGCGGCCCGGGCCGACCGCCAGGACCTCGCCCTCCTGGGGCTTCTCCTTGGCGCTGTCCGGGATGACCAGACCGGAGGCGGTCGTCTGCTCCGCCTCGAGCGTCTTGACGACGATGCGGTCCTCGAGCGGCTTGATGGAGACCGACACAGCGGACCTCCCCTTCGCGTGTGAGTGCTGCCTGATGTCCGTTGCCGCACCGTGCTCACGGCCGACGTCGTCGCGGGTGCCGGCGGCCGTGCGGGGCGGTTGGCACTCCCGGTACGAGAGTGCCGATCAGCACTCTAGGAACCCGTTAGCACTCGGTCAAGGCGAGTGCCAGCGCCGACCGGCCGCGCCGGGTCCGCGGGGGCGCGCCGTGCGAGGATCGCGGCATGGACGCGTCCGGCCTCGCCAAGCTGCTCAGCCCCGAGGGCTGGGCCCTGCTGTCGGCGCTGCCCCCGTACGACGAGCACCACGCGATGGCGCTGTCGGAGCGGTTGCGGCGTGACGGGTTCGCCGCCGACCTCGTCGCGGCCGCCCTCACCCAGTCCCGGCTGCGCGCGCGGGCGCACGCCAAGCTCGGGGAGTTCGCCGACGGCATGCTGTTCACCCCCGCCGGCCTGGAGCAGGCCACGCGTCTGGTCGTCGCGGCGCAGCACGCCCGTCGGTACCAGGCCGCAGGCGTGCAGCGCGTCGCGGACCTCACGGCCGGGATCGGCGCGGACGCGATGGCGTTCGCGGGCGTCGGGCTGCGGGTGCTGGCCGTCGACGCGGACGAGACCACCGCCGCGCTCGCGACCGTCAACCTGCGCCACTTCCCGGAGGCCGAGGTGCGCCACGGCGACGGCCTGGCGACCGACCTGGAGGCCGAGGGCGTCGACGGCGTGTACGCCGACCCCGCCCGACGCACGGCGGGCGGCAGCCGCGTGTTCGACCCGTCGGCGTACGCCCCGCCGCTGGACGCCGTCCTGGCGCTGCGCGGGCGCGTGCCCGCGCTGGGCCTCAAGCTCGGCCCCGGCGTGCCGCACAGCGCCCTGCCGGACGACGCCGAGGCGCAGTGGGTGTCCGTGGACGGCGACGTGGTCGAGCTCGGGCTCTGGTTCGGCCCGCTCGCCCCGGAGGGGCCGGGACGGTCCGCGCTCCTGCTCGGGGGCTCCGGCGGGTCGGTGCTGCTGCGCGGCGGTGCCG is a window encoding:
- a CDS encoding UDP-N-acetylglucosamine 1-carboxyvinyltransferase yields the protein MTPTLPEQLAHVGSLVRSARRHRGLTQTQLAELLGTSQSAVHRIEQGSQNLSLDMLTRIGAALDAPIVTLGGPQHTHLRVQGGVRLEGRLDVNTSKNGAVALLCASLLNRGTTRLRNVARIVEVDRIVDVLRSVGVRATWSNDGHDLEIVVPKDLDLEAIDVDAARRTRSIIMFFGPLLGQLDEFHLPYAGGCDLGSRTVEPHMIALRPFGLSVTATAGRYHARVTDPGRRDLSIVLTERGDTVTENALMAAARRDGVTTIRNASPNYMVQDLCFYLELLGVRVDGIGTTTLTVHGKAEIDADVEYAVSEDPVEAMSLLTAGIVTGSEITVGRVPIEFMEIELATLSEMGLRYTLSPEYTAHNGRTRLVDITVHPSDLRAPLDKIHPMPFPGLNIDNLPFFAVIAACATGSTLVHDWVYEGRAIHLTDLTRLGADVRLLDAHRLQVSGPTHWSGAEVSCPPALRPAVVILLAMLAAKGTSVLRNVDIIARGYEQLQERLVELGAQIETFRD
- the guaB gene encoding IMP dehydrogenase — encoded protein: MTDLGTPGSAAPADPFGFIGLTYDDVLLLPGETDVIPSEVDTTTRLTREISLSIPLVSAAMDTVTESRMAIALARQGGIGVLHRNLSIEAQAHQVDLVKRSESGMVSDPVTVGPDATLAELDALCAKYRVSGLPVVDEDRRLLGIITNRDLRFVPPAEFATRRVRDTMTSMPLVTGPVGISNDDAAALLGKHKVEKLPLVDADGRLQGLITVKDFVKSEQYPLATKDASGRLVVAAAVGFFGDAWDRVSALVEAGVDALVVDTANGHARLMLDMVRRIKSDPATKHVQVIGGNIATREGAQALVDAGVDAVKVGVGPGSICTTRVVAGVGVPQVTAVYEASLAAKPAGVPVIADGGLQYSGDIAKALVAGADSVMVGGLIAGCDESPGDLVFVNGKQFKRYRGMASLGAMQSRGDRRSYSKDRYFQGDLTDDEIITEGIEGQVPYRGPLAAVAHQLVGGLHQSMFYVGARTVPELQARGKFVRITPAGLKESHPHDVQMISESPNYTVR
- a CDS encoding response regulator transcription factor, translating into MAGVVVCHGSTAVRERIVLTALGVPALAPVRAAATVEELVTLARRVPPTIVLLDAHLPSPGPVEAIRRLRAVPSQSTVVMLAVPGDEIALDRAIALGARGYLAPDVGRAELAAVAAHILASPALPAGVPDAVPAHGAVASAPTPAVARADLPVQAGTSRDEVSLTKREVEVLVGMSNGRSNAQIGQELFLSEDTIKTHARRLFRKLGAADRAQAVAIGLRRGLIR
- a CDS encoding MerR family transcriptional regulator — translated: MHSDDGGTAGQGPVVGPHATDATDAADPSHPAEPTHPAEPTHPAEPADPSHPADASRPPDPAGTPAPTPPTGLPTPDAGDVAPTLTVAAVAGRLGVAPATLRTWDRRYGLGPSEHTAGAHRRYSAADVARLMRMRALTLDGVPPSDAARLAREGVAAVEPAGRHLTAVPDVGDAPEGTPPVAGLAGVTALGTVRVPPRAGRPATPTAVIDAALRADAGEVARLLAVPAGTDLTRWWSELVAPARAGIASRTVLARPGDEPDALVVAAALAVLRDRSGRVPGHPSRRRIALLLAAPGEPRPLSLHVLAGALADAGVDARVVAGPTGRHRLLEITAMTSPSAVVLTSEQPAPDLATLAALVEQHPDLPVFAMVPDEASPAVPRGPEVYRVRTVPGLVHEVLAVCR
- a CDS encoding WhiB family transcriptional regulator produces the protein MAEISRLPGPVMELWEWQYEGACRDADQDLFFHPEGERGAARRRRAEAAKAICATCPVINECREQSLTVREPYGVWGGLSEDERAAVLAAGRTRTQVV
- the groES gene encoding co-chaperone GroES: MSVSIKPLEDRIVVKTLEAEQTTASGLVIPDSAKEKPQEGEVLAVGPGRVDDNGNRVPLDVAVGDKVIYSKYGGTEVKYDGEEYLILSARDILAIVTK
- a CDS encoding class I SAM-dependent methyltransferase, which codes for MDASGLAKLLSPEGWALLSALPPYDEHHAMALSERLRRDGFAADLVAAALTQSRLRARAHAKLGEFADGMLFTPAGLEQATRLVVAAQHARRYQAAGVQRVADLTAGIGADAMAFAGVGLRVLAVDADETTAALATVNLRHFPEAEVRHGDGLATDLEAEGVDGVYADPARRTAGGSRVFDPSAYAPPLDAVLALRGRVPALGLKLGPGVPHSALPDDAEAQWVSVDGDVVELGLWFGPLAPEGPGRSALLLGGSGGSVLLRGGAATTDPHPPVGPVGAYLYEPDGAVIRAGLVAEVVADVQGRLLDRTIAYVTSDALHTTPSATAYRVLDDLPFGLKRLRAYLRERDVGALTVKKRGTAVVPEQLRRQLDLRGSVPATIVLTRVAGQQRVLLVEPVGA